The DNA segment AAGGCTGAGCTCTAGTTGTCTCGCGAATGCAGTGCGTCGCGGCTATACTGATTTGTCAGACATTGctattgtgtatatatatatatatatatatatatatatatatatatatatatatatatatatatatatatatatatatatatatatatatatatatattaccttgcGAGAGACTGGTACGGGAATTCAAAGGTGGCCTCGCCACCACTCTCAATTGTGTCATTTTCTAACACGTCATGTCTTTTCCGTGGATAAGGTACTCACTTCCAGAAGTGCAGTTTACCACTCTCACTCAAGCCCCTCTTTAGAATTAGGGCACCTCATGAAGGTATCTAAAAATATGGCCGAGGAGAAAGCGAAATGGGCCTAAGAGAGTGCGGTGTTTGGGACGTCAGCCCTTTAGACGATAAGGGAGTTACCTTTAACGAAAAGAATGGTTTTGTTATGGTCTTTAACGTATTATAGATCAATACAATTCACAAACAAAACTACCAACAAAGTCCTGTGGAGCGATCGTTTAAACAAAGGCCCTGCAAATggagagggaaaaagaaagagactATAAACTGTTAGTACCCTATCTACATGCGGGACGTTTACTTCCGCCCGTATATGGCCTCTATTCTAAATTAACCTGCATTGTTTCACACATACACTCTTGATACACGTTttatctccttcttttttttcctcgcctAATTTCTTTCACGAACGGTAACAAGACATGAGCCATgtttctcctcccccccccccaaaaaaaaataacaaagaaagagaaaagaaagaaagaaaagagaggaaaGTTCGGAGCCGGCCTTTGCTGCGTTCCGACGTCGCGGGAAAATGTCTATCTTTAAGAGAGCCTATcatcggaagaaaaaaaaaaaagaaatattacgaAAGTTGTCTTTACACTCAAGTACGCGGGCGACGTCTTCGTGCAGGTACGACGAACGCACTCCGATTCCCGGTAGTCCGAGGCCCGACGAAGACCTGGACGAACTGGCGTCGCGCTCCAAGGCCGCCGGGGCCCTGCGCCTGCTCTACAACAACGCCAGCCGCACCGGAGCGACCACCGCCCAGTGGCGCCAGAAGGCTGCATTGCAGTGCGACGACACGAGCCAATCTTCTAACTTCGTGAGCGGCGCGCCGCCTTACCTGTTCGACTTGAGCAAGGACCCTTGCGAACTGCACAACCTGGCAGATGCCGAGGCTGAGGTAAGCACGCAGAACAGGCGAACTCGTTGTCATTGCAAGAGATGAATGGTTTCGATCTCCTGTGACGTGGTCATTCGTTGTCGTTTCGCAATGTTTCCAGAGTCGAAGGAAGAACGACCTTCGCTCGTAAGTCGTTGGCGTATAACGGTGCGCATGACTCTAACAAAGCTATAGCTACCGATTCACCTCGACTTGGTCCTTCGGTTTGACATGGCCAGTGAGCGCAACATTACCAAATCTACAGCAACTGTCGATGCATGTGATCGTATATCTTCTCAGTTTGTGGCAAAGAGGCCGCCCATTCTAATTACGCGGTCGTCAATAAACTGGATATAAGCAAGCGAATGCCGCGAATAGTCGACCTGTTTCGAGAGCGTGGGCAAGTCCAAGGTTGACACGAACTTCCCCCATTGCATATAATTGCAGGTCGCGGAGCACGGTACTACTGCACCTTGCATCGAGTAACGTTCCTCTTTCGCCATCATCTCATAACCATGGTCGCCTGATTATGTAATTGCAGCCGTTCAGAAGATCTACAGTATCATTGGTAGCTCTCCTTGTATTACAAGGTTGCCAACCATCCCGAATTTAGCGGGACAGTCCCGACTCTTGTCTAAGTGTCAAGCCCAAACATGACCCAGTCGGGACGTCCAAATGTTGTGACTTtagctttcctttttcttgtcaATAGCCATCACTAAACCATATTTCTTTTTGATAATGGCTTACAACTTGGTTGCATGTTCTCCTTTCTCTTCGGCTGCATAAAGACGGTGTCGTTTTTGTCTGTTGTATAGAACGTGACCATCCACACTACCTCTATCTGTAGGTGGTAGCCGCGTGGCAGCCAGGCATCTACAGCACCTTTTTAAATGTAAATCGCGACATAGtaggactaaaaaaaaaaaagaaagaaatgtgtgCAACTTTGTAGCGCGTACAGACTGGCGGTTCCTGGCAGTGAGAGGATCGGTCTTCACCAGCCGCTTCCCCCGCTCCCGCTCAACCCTTTCTTCCCGAATTTGTCCCCTTGAGAGTTGCCAACCCTACTTGTATACCGTAGTATATGTTACACAAGGGGAGACCAACTTACGTGGGACAGACCCGTAGATCGCGTTCAAAGCAGCCAGCGATACCCATTCCGTTCTTTTTTAAATGCTGCAAGAATTAAGGGCTGAGAGGAGCCCTCGATGCGCGCAGGCTggcggccgaggtgcttttctcACAGCCTTATTTTCTCCTCTACGCAGCTGCTGGCGTCGATGAAGCGAAAGCTGGAAGAGTACGAAGCAACGGCCATGGCGCCGAGGCTGAGACCGGTCGACCCGAACGCCTTCCCCGAATTACACAGCGGCGTGTGGGCTCCCTGGCTATAACGACGCTGCCTATAATGGCGCAGACGTCTAccctatacactctaaaaaaaagtttacaccctttggggcgtatatctgccacacaacgataactgtcatctgccttgcttgcgcttcctttcttgaaaacgccgcgcccgcttcTTTCCtatcggcaatgctatgtcatgctgataacgcgcatgtcgttcgttagtgggaagtaccgggctcgcagcgttaaagaaaggaaatgcggacaaaacagatgacgtttattgttgtgtggcaagatacgactcaaagcgtgtaaacttttcttagagtgtatacgtTCTCGTCTAGGGCGGTTGTGCCGCCTTCTCCGTCCCGAGGAGTGCAGTCGCTTTGGTGGTGTTTGCATTCGGTTGAAACCCCAGTGATTTTACCTCAGGATCCGGCGACGCGATTCCTCCAGCTAATTCATTCATTTCACGTCAGTGTCATCAACCTTTATTCATTCAACAATTTGTATCGCCGTAGAAGTCAGAGTCGCGATGGTTGTCAACATTCACGCTTTCATTGCAATCAATCACTGATcgattgaggacgacacaacgagctatggaaagaagaatgataggtgtaacgttaagggataagaaaagagcagattgggtgagggaacaaacgcgagttaatgacatcttagttgaaatcaagaaaaagaaatgggcatgggcaggacatgtaatgaggagggaagataaccgatggtcattaagggttacggactagatcccaagggaagggaagcgtagcagggggcggcagaaagttaggtgggcggatgagattaagaagtttgcagggacggcatggccacaattagtacatgaccggggttgttggagaagtatgggagaggcctttgctctgcagtgggcgtaaccaggctgtatgatgatgatgatgatgactgatcGATCAACCAGTCAATCGATTCCGGAGGCAGATTATAATAACTACGCTGTGTGACGGAGGACGTCACATATGGCATTGGTCTGAAATCCAGGCGCTTCACACCAAGCCTTACGAACTGACATTGATGTGTTTCTGCGTTATGTTGCTACAGATCGGTACCCAATGCGTAAAGCTGTGACTGTAACAGTTCCTTCGCAGCATTATATATTTTCAGCGGCTGACTAACGCAATCGGAAAAGACAACGCCTTTTTCTGGGTGTATGCCTGCTTGCCTGCCACTATGTCAGCTACAGTTTGGCAAGAACATGACTAACTAGCAaatttacaacaacaacaacaacaacaacaacaacgacgacgacgacgaaaaaaTAGTAAAGTAATCGCAAACCAAATCGAAAGGCTATACGCATTCGTATAAAACATGGCTATATAACTAGCCGGGGTGCCCCCAACGCATACGCGGTCGTTATGTAAAACACACGAAAGCGATTGTACTCCCTCCGTATGTGCGCCGTGCTAGTCGCCACTCGTCGGAAGATTAACTATAGTACTACCTTCCTGTGTGAAATCCTCGCTGCCATCGCAGCCCGTATGCCCTTAGTCCAGTGTACGATTGCATCAGGTGGTGGATGTGCTTTCTTGAGTATTAAATGAATACATTTTCCTCTACCGTGCAACTCGTGTGGAATTTACAATTGTGCAGCAGTCATCGTTACACGCCGCACGGAAGACTAGCGCCAGAAACAGAAGCAACACTTCGGCACCAAGAAACGAGGTTGCGtatttaaatatatatttatatatattactTAGCTCTAGAAGCATGAGAATGTATATAGTCTGCGCCACAGCCAGCTATCCCGAAATCCCAAGTACAttactgaagaaaaaagaaaggaaaaggaagaagaaaatatTTAAGATAAGCACGACACACACATGAACAAAATTAAGCTCAAAAAGATTGTTTCGTCTACGGGCACCAGCACCGAAAGCACAGTCCAGTAGATACATATAGGACGGTCGCTTATTACACGAGAGTGAAGGATTCCGCACAAGTATCTTCATATATACACATAAGGACGACACCATCGCGAGATCAGATCGTTGAAAAATAACAACGGTGTAGAATACAAAACAGTAGTGCCACTTATAGGCAGTCTGCACAattattttctaaaaaaaaaatcgcgattGGCACTTACAGCTCGCCTAAATGCTTATCAGGGCATGACCGCAGTCCAATCACTTGGCTCACAGTGAGAGGACGCCTGTCAAGGGTGTTTGAGCAGTCACGTAGGCCAACCCGCTGTTGGTCGTATTAAGTACATTCTATGATCACATGCTCCACTGAGCGTCGGAGTTCTCACAGTAACTACAATGAGTGGAAGTTCGTCTTTTGGTGCGACGCAAGAAGCGAGGCGTGTAGGTTACGTCTAAGCGTAAACAACGGAAGAGCGTGATGAACGTACGGTCAATTTTTTGCTTCGGTGGAAACGGCAAGAACGGGTCAAATAATGGCACTCACGGTGCAGCCAAGtgcaaacaacaacaaacaacaacaacaacaacaacaacaacaagtatTTGGGCATTATGATGCGAAGCTGTGTGTTTGTACTGCGGATCCGATGCTGATTTATTTCCCCAGCACGTGATGTAATGCCCCCCGTATTCCAGCAATGTTTGATCGCGATTCGACTTTTATTATCGTTTCAATCGTCTCGTAAGCCCTTATTGCGCACGATTTCTTGTGCACGCCTCTTCCAGGCGCGAAAAGTGAttctagtagtagtagcagcTTCGCTGCAAAGCGGACAGCCCTGCCACACAATGCACTACGTCCAAAAAGTGCTCATTCTGTTTCCCTACTTTCTTTTGTATCAGCTTCACCACAGTTTATGTAACTATGCGGCggtgcatgctttacagagaaaaATGAGTGCGCCACGATAGACGAATGTGCCGGACGGCGCACTCGGACGACGAtgcgcttcaatgcatgaaatttTGCGCACGTCAGAGCCAACAAACGTTTTAAACCTCGAGACAATAGTGGCACGGCTCGCGAAACCCCACCCATGGCTCAAATTGATCTACAGTGCGAGAAAAGATTAGAATTTCTTTGAAGGAATGACGCTTACGCAAGATGACatattcctgaaaaaaaaagaaatgttttgcaGCGAGTGGCAGTTTATGCAGTATTATcagcttttattttctttatggTGGGAAAACGGATACGCGCGCAAGATTAGGCGCACACTGAAAGAAGAAAATGACATCCTCAGCAAGCAAGGCTTTGAATCTGCAGAGGTTCATCCGAGTGAGAGAGAAGCGTTCTGCCGTGATGCCAATCCcgcttttattgtttttttttatttatgaactaAGTCCTGCAACAGGAAAAGCGCCGCATAACTTAGTAGAGTTAACTACGACATAGCCTTCGAAATCTCTGGCGCGGAGCCGTtctccatctatgcggacgacatctgcatttgggcatcaggtgtgacacgacttcagcttcgtgctcggcttcagaaggcagccacaatgacaccttgctaccttcgtcaacaaggacttgaaatttcatgcggaaagtgcgcaatggtggcattcacgaggcagccaatgtctggttacggcgtatctattaacggacaacttataccatacagcagaagccacaggttcctgggagtcgtaattgacagagacctgtcttggactccgcacgtcaattacgtgaaaaagcggctgactgctatctgtcacctgttcaggttccttgcaggaaaaagttggggagcatctatacacgctatgttacagttgtacatggcgttgttcgttggattcctgcgatacagcctgcctgcaatatccaacacctgcaagactaacctgcgtacgattcagagtattcaagcccaagcccttaagatatgtcttggcttaccacgcagtgcatcaacggctgaaaccattgccctagcgcaggattacccgatcacgacgcacattgccgttgagacaatgcgtatgcatctcaggcattatgctaggaccccttcccaccacttggcgagcctcactgctgcaaggccctgctcgacatttagcggtattgtcagtgcacatcgtgcgtcgtttacctcagggtacgctcctgcggccaagccagcgtttcctccgtggtgtttgagccgtccacaagttgagataacgattccaggactacagaagaagacagatctaccggcccctgctctaaaacagctgagcttacttcttctgcatgaaaagtacagcaaccacgtgcacatctataccgacggatcgactacgtcgtgcagatctggtggtgccgtggttataccaacgcgaggaatgacactgcggttcaggacatcgcatgtcacgacctcaacggcggcagaactaacggccctgcgtcgagcactggaattcattgattcggagagacccagaaaatgggctgtgttctgtgattcaaaaccggcattacagtgcacgcagtcagttctccgacacggatgtcatgaccaattgacatacgtagtcgtgaaacttcaccacgatgtccaacaaaaaggccacgaagtcgtttttcagtgggtacctggccactgtggaatcagtggcaatgagtccgccgataacgctgctcgcacagctcatcaagaagagcacagcattccgattccgctttcgaggactgacgctgcaaggcagcttcgacacctggcacgtagcctcacagtgaccgagtggaactcgcaaaacttacgacttacacgactacatcgactaaacccctccctgcagctccgacctccacccggacttcctcgacgtgaagctacgcttctctgtcgcctttggttaggagtggccttcacaaaggcatactctaca comes from the Dermacentor variabilis isolate Ectoservices chromosome 2, ASM5094787v1, whole genome shotgun sequence genome and includes:
- the LOC142570403 gene encoding uncharacterized protein LOC142570403; this translates as MRCGTKTVVSRYTTDRYDERTPIPGSPRPDEDLDELASRSKAAGALRLLYNNASRTGATTAQWRQKAALQCDDTSQSSNFVSGAPPYLFDLSKDPCELHNLADAEAELLASMKRKLEEYEATAMAPRLRPVDPNAFPELHSGVWAPWL